The Lycium ferocissimum isolate CSIRO_LF1 chromosome 1, AGI_CSIRO_Lferr_CH_V1, whole genome shotgun sequence genome includes a region encoding these proteins:
- the LOC132053927 gene encoding U-box domain-containing protein 1-like — translation MNELQLPLIVLSGFLPTGNLLEELIHISNEVFSMEKIPFVQVKNISTMVRRIKILTSLFEEIQETSSNAVLPPSVILCLAELSSVIQKVKLLVESCKEGSSLWNLMQTELISNQFHALMKEMDKALDILPLRLLNVTVDTKEQVELLRKQAKRADLFIDEREIQKREEILKLMATNGDRKSKNKGLIDFERVKESFNSIGLRSSLDYEEEMSKLKTEAEKQAGTGGLTAISNINSLVSLISLSKTAILEEEHLMIKKKLKQPASMSIRPEQSSCYSVVPNIPDEFRCPISLDLIRDPVIVASGHTYDRNSIAQWIYSGHRTCPKSGQRLIHMALIPNYALKSLIHQWCQENNIPLTEPTLSPSDSESSSSKIKKCDKAIDYISAIKAATDAVKMTAEFLVGKLATGSPDIQRQAAYELRLLAKSGMDNRRIIAESGAIPFLMTLLGSRDPRIQENAVTALLNLSIHENNKILIMSAGAIDSLVEVLQSGKTVEARENAAAAIFSLSVIDEYKVIIGAHTRAIPALVGLLGDGTTTGKRDAAIALFNLAVYDANRPSIVLAGAVSLLIDLLMDDKAGITDDALAVLALVLGCNEGLQALRKNRILVPLLVDLLRFGSSKGKDHSITLLLGLCKDSGEEIAGKLLMNPRSIPSLQSLAADGSLRARRKADALLRLLNRCCSQSQ, via the coding sequence ATGAATgaacttcaacttccactaattgTCCTCTCTGGATTTCTCCCAACTGGGAATTTGCTAGAGGAACTTATTCACATCTCTAACGAAGTATTTTCAATGGAAAAGATCCCATTTGTACAGGttaagaacatttcaacaaTGGTAAGAAGGATCAAAATTCTTACTTCATTGtttgaagaaattcaagaaacatcatCCAACGCAGTACTTCCACCATCCGTCATTCTCTGCTTGGCTGAACTTTCATCTGTCATACAAAAGGTAAAGCTCCTCGTAGAAAGTTGCAAAGAGGGAAGCTCTTTGTGGAACCTCATGCAAACAGAATTGATATCCAACCAATTTCATGCGCTCATGAAGGAGATGGACAAGGCACTTGACATTTTACCCCTGAGATTACTTAATGTGACTGTTGACACCAaggagcaagtggagctgcTTCGAAAGCAGGCGAAAAGGGCTGATTTGTTCATTGATGAACGAGAAATTCAGAAAAGGGAAGAGATTCTCAAGTTGATGGCTACTAACGGTGACAGGAAAAGCAAGAACAAAGGCCTCATTGACTTTGAGAGAGTGAAAGAGAGTTTCAACAGCATTGGTTTGAGAAGCTCATTGGACTATGAGGAAGAGATGTCAAAATTAAAGACAGAAGCTGAGAAACAGGCAGGCACGGGTGGTCTTACCGCCATCTCGAATATCAACAGCCTAGTATCCTTGATCTCCTTGTCAAAAACTGCAATACTGGAAGAAGAACACCTAATgattaagaaaaaattgaagcAGCCAGCATCAATGAGTATTCGTCCTGAACAATCCTCGTGTTATTCAGTGGTTCCCAACATCCCTGATGAATTCCGCTGCCCAATTTCACTCGACTTGATAAGGGATCCTGTGATAGTAGCATCAGGGCATACTTATGATCGAAATTCAATTGCTCAGTGGATATATTCAGGGCACCGCACATGTCCAAAAAGTGGACAGAGGCTCATACATATGGCTCTTATTCCCAACTATGCCCTGAAAAGTCTAATCCATCAATGGTGCCAAGAGAACAACATCCCACTAACAGAACCTACATTATCTCCTTCAGATTCAGAAAGTAGCAGCAGTAAGATAAAGAAATGTGACAAGGCGATTGACTACATTTCTGCTATTAAAGCTGCCACAGATGCTGTGAAAATGACAGCAGAATTTTTAGTTGGCAAACTGGCAACAGGGTCTCCAGATATACAGAGACAGGCAGCATATGAGCTAAGGTTGCTTGCGAAATCTGGCATGGATAATCGCAGGATTATAGCTGAGTCTGGAGCTATTCCCTTTCTGATGACTCTGCTAGGTTCCCGTGATCCAAGAATCCAGGAGAATGCAGTCACAGCCCTACTCAACCTCTCAATACACGAGAATAACAAGATCCTTATTATGTCTGCTGGTGCTATCGACAGCTTAGTTGAAGTTCTCCAATCTGGGAAAACAGTGGAAGCGAGAGAAAATGCAGCAGCAGCAATCTTCAGCTTGTCTGTAATCGACGAGTACAAGGTAATCATTGGTGCACATACCAGAGCCATTCCAGCTTTGGTTGGACTCCTAGGAGATGGAACTACAACAGGGAAAAGGGATGCTGCTATAGCACTTTTTAACCTTGCAGTCTATGATGCTAACAGGCCAAGTATAGTGCTTGCTGGAGCTGTTTCCCTACTCATTGATCTTCTCATGGACGACAAGGCTGGTATAACTGATGATGCCTTGGCGGTTCTTGCCCTTGTCTTGGGCTGCAACGAAGGGCTACAAGCATTGAGAAAAAATAGGATCTTGGTTCCTCTTCTTGTTGATCTATTGAGATTTGGATCTTCAAAAGGGAAGGACCATTCGATAACACTTCTGCTAGGACTCTGCAAGGATAGTGGAGAGGAGATAGCGGGAAAATTACTGATGAATCCAAGAAGTATTCCTTCTCTCCAGAGCTTGGCTGCTGATGGCTCCCTGAGAGCTCGACGAAAGGCTGATGCTCTCCTAAGATTACTTAATAGATGCTGCTCCCAATCTCAGTAA